CATCGACTTCTTCTCGAACGGGTTTCATGGGTGTATGTAGGCTATTTGAGAGACGAATGTACATACAAAAAGGAAATATAGTGCCATCTTTTGGTGTAGTGTGCCGTTTTTTGTCCCATCGCCCCACTACTTTTGACCAAAACGAATGATATGGACCTCCTGCACGAACCGTATGTATTGTCAGACGAACAAATCGCCTTTTACCGCGAGAACCGGTATATCAAATTAAAACAGGTGTTCGACCCCGAAACGCTGGCGCATTTCAACCGCGTCATCTCGGAGCAGGTCGACCGCATGCACACCGATGAGGTACCGCTTGACGAACGCGACACCTATGGTAAAGCCTTCCTGCAATTGTTCAACCTCTGGCGCGAAAACGACGAGGTGCGTGCACTGGTCTTCAGCAAGCGACTTGCGGGCCTTGCGGCAGCGCTTATGGAAACAGAAGGGGCGCGGTTGTATCACGACCAGGCGCTTTTTAAAGAAGGTGGAGGTGGCATCACGCCCTGGCATGCCGACCAATATTATTGGCCGTTGACCACCGACAAAACTGTTACGGCCTGGATCCCGTTGCAGGCCACGCCGCTTGAAATGGGACCACTGGAATTCAGCGCAGGCAGCCACGTCATCGTCGACGGACGCGAACTGGCCATAGGCGATGAAAGTGAGCAGGCGATCCAGCAACGGCTTCGGGTGACCGATTTCCGGCATGTCATCGAGCCGTTTGATGCGGGGGAAGTCAGTTTCCATTCCGGTTGGGTGTTTCACCGCGCCGGTGCCAACCAAACCGACGAGATGCGAAAAGTAATGACCGTTATTTACATGGACCGCGATATGATCCTGAAACAGCCCGAGAACCGCAACCAGGAGAACGACTGGCACAAATGGTGTCCGGGTGCCCGCGTGGGTGAGGTCATCGATACACCTTTAAATCCTATCTTGTATCCATGAAAATACAATACTGTGCTACCTATTGGGGCTGCGAAGGAATGGCAGGCGACCATTTCCTGGATGTGGCCCGTGAGGCGGGTTATGAAGGGGTGGAAATCAAC
This genomic interval from Flavobacterium sp. HJ-32-4 contains the following:
- a CDS encoding phytanoyl-CoA dioxygenase family protein; amino-acid sequence: MDLLHEPYVLSDEQIAFYRENRYIKLKQVFDPETLAHFNRVISEQVDRMHTDEVPLDERDTYGKAFLQLFNLWRENDEVRALVFSKRLAGLAAALMETEGARLYHDQALFKEGGGGITPWHADQYYWPLTTDKTVTAWIPLQATPLEMGPLEFSAGSHVIVDGRELAIGDESEQAIQQRLRVTDFRHVIEPFDAGEVSFHSGWVFHRAGANQTDEMRKVMTVIYMDRDMILKQPENRNQENDWHKWCPGARVGEVIDTPLNPILYP